The following are encoded together in the Astyanax mexicanus isolate ESR-SI-001 chromosome 8, AstMex3_surface, whole genome shotgun sequence genome:
- the LOC103044635 gene encoding syntenin-1: MSLYPSLEDMKVDKFIQAHNTPTASPSRALPLPDPTHCPTSPAESESKVEEIGTGTSGKLYPELSEFMGLNLSVDALQVLSTTVPEQTSGALSVHSSGMNWAAAPITGGDLGVKRAEIRQGVREVVLCKDMDGKIGLRLKAIDNGVFVQLVQANTAAALGGLRFGDQILQINGESCAGWSSDCAHKALKNANPERITLAVRDRPLERTVTLHKDMNGQLGFIFKKGKITSIVKDSSAARNGLLTDQQICEINGQNVIGLKDSQVLDILNSSDRVVTVTVMPMVIFEHMMKRMCSSIVKSLMDHSIPEV; encoded by the exons GCACACAACACGCCTACTGCCAGCCCATCCAGAGCACTGCCACTGCCAGACCCCACCCACTGCCCGACGAGCCCTGCCGAAAGTGAGTCAAAAGTGGAGGAGATTGGCACAG GTACTTCTGGCAAGTTATACCCCGAGCTGAGTGAGTTTATGGGCCTGAATCTCAGTGTAGATGCTCTACAGGTTCTGTCTACTACTGTTCCCGAACAAACCAGTGGA GCTCTCAGTGTCCACTCATCTGGCATGAACTGGGCAGCTGCTCCCATAACAGGCGGTGATCTGGGCGTGAAGAGAGCTGAGATCCGACAGGGTGTCAGAGAGGTGGTGCTGTGCAAAGACATGGACGGCAAGATCGGCCTCCGACTCAAAGCTATAGACAAC GGTGTTTTTGTGCAGCTGGTGCAGGCTAACACTGCGGCGGCGCTGGGTGGACTTCGATTTGGTGATCAGATTCTGCAGATTAACGGAGAGTCGTGTGCTGGCTGGAGCAGCGACTGTGCACACAAAGCACTGAAGAACGCCAACCCTGAGAGAATCACACTCGCTGTACGAGACAG gccACTGGAACGCACGGTCACTCTGCACAAGGACATGAACGGCCAGCTGGGATTTATCTTTAAGAAAGGCAAGATCACCTCCATAGTGAAGGACAGCTCTGCAGCTCGTAATGGACTCCTCACTGACCAGCAGATCTGTGAAATCAATGGACAAAATGTGATTGGGCTGAAG GACTCTCAAGTGTTGGACATCCTTAATTCTAGTGACAGGGTTGTGACCGTAACTGTGATGCCGATGGTCATCTTCGAGCACATGATGAAGAG GATGTGCAGCAGCATTGTGAAGTCCTTAATGGACCACTCCATTCCTGAGGTGTGA